A part of Pseudomonadota bacterium genomic DNA contains:
- the uvrC gene encoding excinuclease ABC subunit UvrC, producing the protein MPSPSVLTDSFLASVPHFPGVYMMYGKSDVVLYVGKARDLRKRLSSYKRADGSAHSKTIALLAHTRKIETIVTGTEKEALILEASLIKKHRPRYNVILRDDKNYPYIKVTLHERWPRVVVTRRRAKDGSRYFGPYSSASAMNETLRLVKKVFPLRNCKGTELTARQRPCLNYQIGRCLAPCSGLADRDEYLNNVERVITTLSGHRKELGRWLEEEMKNASGRQDFEKAALYRDRLQALAKTLEKQVVSAAHFKDQDIIALARQGPSVAVSFLFIREGAINGHLSYFIAEPLGDDGQILAEAMEQFYGDDRLIPPEIIVSDRIDDHELLEEWLLDLKGSRVGIKVPQRGILVNLVNMARGNASQVFADREKRERSNEALLRSVEKNLQMKVAPRQIECLDISNIGGKQAVGSLVCFTNGEPDKKNYRHYRIANDDTPDDYRMIREVLNRRLDKKNERSLPDLLIIDGGKGQLNVALDVLKDHGLIDQVALASIAKDKNDKGERIFTPGRKNPLDLKAGNPVLLFFMKIRDESHRFGITFHRKLRSKGSIRSLLDDIPGVGPSRKKTLLKHFGSLKRVKEATVAELTAVEGVGPELALTIFNNLHSTF; encoded by the coding sequence ATGCCTTCACCATCGGTTCTCACAGATTCCTTCCTTGCCTCGGTCCCCCATTTTCCCGGAGTTTATATGATGTACGGGAAGAGTGATGTGGTGTTGTATGTCGGAAAGGCAAGGGATCTCAGGAAACGTCTTTCCTCCTATAAACGCGCCGACGGATCTGCGCATTCGAAAACAATCGCTTTGCTGGCTCACACCCGGAAGATCGAAACGATCGTGACCGGAACCGAAAAAGAAGCGCTGATCCTTGAAGCGTCGTTAATCAAAAAGCATCGTCCCCGTTACAATGTCATTCTTCGCGATGACAAGAATTACCCCTATATCAAAGTGACCTTGCACGAAAGATGGCCGCGGGTCGTGGTCACCAGAAGGAGGGCAAAAGACGGGAGCCGGTACTTCGGCCCTTATTCATCGGCTTCGGCGATGAATGAAACATTGCGCCTGGTGAAGAAAGTCTTTCCCCTGCGGAACTGCAAAGGCACCGAACTGACCGCCCGCCAGAGGCCGTGCCTGAATTATCAGATCGGCAGATGTCTTGCCCCGTGCAGCGGCCTTGCAGACCGTGATGAGTATCTGAATAACGTTGAACGGGTCATCACAACCCTTTCCGGCCATCGCAAGGAGCTCGGCCGCTGGCTTGAAGAAGAGATGAAAAACGCTTCGGGCAGACAGGATTTCGAAAAGGCCGCCCTCTATCGCGATCGCCTCCAGGCCCTTGCCAAGACCTTGGAAAAGCAGGTCGTTTCCGCGGCCCATTTCAAAGACCAGGACATTATTGCGCTGGCCCGGCAAGGCCCATCGGTCGCAGTCTCTTTTCTCTTTATCCGGGAGGGGGCGATCAACGGCCACCTCTCCTATTTTATCGCCGAACCGCTGGGTGATGACGGGCAGATTCTCGCCGAAGCAATGGAACAGTTTTATGGTGATGACCGACTCATTCCGCCTGAGATCATCGTCTCCGACCGCATCGACGACCATGAATTGCTCGAAGAGTGGCTTCTTGATCTGAAGGGAAGCCGGGTCGGTATCAAAGTTCCCCAGCGGGGAATTCTGGTCAACCTGGTAAACATGGCCCGGGGAAACGCTTCCCAGGTCTTTGCCGACCGGGAAAAGCGGGAGCGGTCCAACGAGGCGCTTCTCAGATCGGTTGAAAAAAACCTGCAGATGAAGGTGGCGCCGCGTCAGATCGAATGTCTCGACATCTCAAATATCGGCGGCAAACAGGCGGTCGGGTCGCTGGTCTGTTTTACCAACGGCGAGCCGGACAAGAAAAACTACCGCCATTATCGCATCGCAAATGACGACACTCCCGATGATTACCGGATGATCCGGGAAGTTCTGAACCGGCGTCTCGATAAAAAAAACGAACGATCCCTTCCTGACCTCCTCATTATCGACGGCGGGAAAGGGCAGCTCAATGTCGCGCTTGACGTTCTGAAGGATCATGGCCTGATCGACCAGGTTGCGCTTGCCTCAATTGCCAAGGACAAAAATGACAAGGGGGAAAGGATCTTCACTCCGGGGCGAAAAAACCCGCTCGATCTGAAAGCGGGGAACCCGGTCCTGCTGTTCTTCATGAAAATCCGCGATGAGTCACACCGTTTCGGGATCACGTTCCACCGGAAGCTGCGCAGCAAAGGTTCCATCCGTTCCCTGCTCGACGACATCCCTGGGGTCGGACCCTCCCGGAAAAAGACCCTGTTGAAGCATTTCGGCAGTCTGAAAAGAGTAAAAGAGGCAACCGTTGCAGAATTGACTGCGGTAGAAGGAGTCGGCCCCGAACTGGCGCTGACGATTTTTAACAATCTGCACTCAACTTTCTGA
- the nifU gene encoding Fe-S cluster assembly protein NifU — protein sequence MWEYTDEVKQHFLTPKNVGEVENADATGEVGSLACGDALKLTLKVDENEIITEAKFKTFGCASAIASSSVLTELVKGMSLTEAAKVSNEDIAKALGGLPKEKMHCSVMGREALEAAIADYRGVTLPMAEGEVVCECFGVTDLEVKRAIQESNLQTVEEITNFTKAGGGCGKCHDRLEELIKEVRKVGIQPFIPDQRPKRMTNIQKIKMIEDVLDREIRPTLRKDGGDIELIDVDGDFVTVSLRGSCSSCLKSQTTLKEYVEKKLREQVLDTLVVEEGRA from the coding sequence ATGTGGGAATATACAGACGAAGTAAAACAGCACTTTCTTACCCCGAAAAATGTCGGCGAGGTCGAAAATGCCGATGCAACCGGTGAAGTCGGCTCCCTGGCCTGTGGCGACGCTCTGAAACTGACCCTGAAGGTTGATGAGAACGAGATCATCACCGAGGCGAAATTCAAGACCTTCGGCTGCGCCAGCGCCATTGCCTCTTCCTCGGTCCTTACCGAACTGGTCAAAGGGATGAGCCTTACCGAGGCCGCCAAAGTTTCCAATGAGGACATCGCCAAGGCCCTGGGCGGCCTGCCGAAAGAGAAGATGCACTGCTCGGTCATGGGCCGCGAGGCCCTGGAAGCGGCCATCGCCGATTACCGCGGCGTCACCCTGCCCATGGCGGAAGGTGAAGTGGTCTGCGAGTGTTTCGGCGTGACCGACCTCGAAGTGAAAAGGGCGATCCAGGAAAGCAATCTGCAGACGGTTGAGGAGATCACCAACTTCACCAAGGCCGGCGGTGGCTGCGGCAAATGTCACGACCGGCTTGAGGAACTCATTAAAGAGGTCCGCAAGGTAGGGATCCAGCCCTTTATACCCGACCAGCGCCCCAAACGGATGACCAATATCCAGAAGATCAAGATGATCGAGGATGTTCTCGACCGGGAGATCCGGCCGACCCTGCGCAAGGACGGCGGGGATATCGAGCTGATCGATGTCGATGGCGATTTCGTCACCGTTTCCCTGCGCGGCTCCTGCAGCAGCTGTCTGAAATCGCAGACGACCCTGAAGGAGTACGTGGAAAAGAAACTGCGCGAACAGGTCCTTGACACCCTGGTGGTCGAGGAGGGCAGAGCATGA
- the nifS gene encoding cysteine desulfurase NifS has protein sequence MISEKTARIVYMDNNATTRVAPEVLEEMMPYFSEFYGNPSSMHTFGGQVGSRIASARQKIAALIGASPDELIFTSCGTESDSTAILSALQALPGKRHIVTSRVEHPAVKHLCESLDNLTGHKHRVTQLPVECDGTIDLKKYEESLTDETAIVSIMWANNETGVIFPIEKMVAIAKERGILFHTDAVQAVGKIPINLAEVPVDFLSISGHKLHAAKGVGVLYVRKGTPYAPFMIGGHQERGRRGGTENVASIIGLGKACELAAARMADENTRVRALRDRLESALLKKIPRSLLNGHKIDRLPNTSNISFEYVEGEAILLHLDRFGICASSGSACTSGSLEPSHVLRAMGVPFTAAHGSIRFSLSVYNSEDDVDYVIEHLPKIIADLRAMSPFWEEAMKKDDGAGSCGCGCK, from the coding sequence ATGATCTCGGAAAAAACCGCCAGAATCGTCTATATGGACAATAACGCCACCACCCGGGTCGCTCCCGAGGTGCTGGAAGAGATGATGCCCTATTTCAGCGAGTTCTACGGCAACCCCTCCAGTATGCATACCTTCGGCGGGCAGGTCGGCAGCAGGATCGCCTCCGCCAGACAGAAAATCGCCGCGCTGATCGGCGCATCTCCGGATGAGCTGATCTTCACCAGCTGCGGCACGGAAAGTGATTCAACCGCCATTCTTTCCGCTCTGCAGGCCCTTCCCGGCAAAAGGCATATCGTCACTTCACGGGTCGAGCATCCGGCGGTCAAGCATCTCTGCGAAAGCCTTGACAACCTGACCGGTCACAAACACCGGGTGACCCAGCTGCCCGTTGAATGCGACGGCACCATCGATCTCAAGAAATATGAAGAGAGCCTCACCGACGAGACCGCCATCGTCAGCATCATGTGGGCCAACAACGAGACGGGGGTCATCTTTCCCATTGAAAAAATGGTCGCCATCGCCAAGGAGCGGGGGATTCTCTTTCACACCGATGCGGTGCAGGCGGTGGGCAAGATCCCGATCAACCTGGCGGAGGTGCCGGTGGATTTTCTGTCGATTTCAGGCCATAAGCTGCACGCAGCCAAAGGGGTCGGCGTTCTTTACGTCCGCAAGGGGACGCCCTATGCGCCCTTCATGATCGGCGGCCATCAGGAGCGCGGCCGCAGGGGAGGCACCGAGAACGTCGCGTCGATTATCGGGCTCGGCAAGGCGTGTGAGCTCGCGGCGGCGCGGATGGCTGACGAAAACACCAGGGTCCGGGCCCTGCGCGACCGTCTTGAGTCCGCTTTGCTCAAAAAAATTCCCCGCTCACTTTTAAACGGTCATAAAATCGACCGCCTGCCCAATACCAGCAACATCAGCTTTGAATATGTGGAAGGGGAGGCGATCCTGCTCCACCTCGACCGTTTCGGCATCTGTGCCTCCTCCGGTTCGGCGTGCACCTCCGGCTCCCTTGAACCGTCGCATGTCCTGCGGGCGATGGGGGTGCCGTTCACCGCGGCCCACGGTTCGATCCGTTTCAGCCTGAGCGTTTACAACAGCGAAGACGATGTGGATTATGTTATTGAACACCTGCCGAAGATCATTGCCGACCTGCGCGCCATGTCGCCATTCTGGGAAGAGGCGATGAAGAAGGATGATGGGGCCGGAAGCTGCGGCTGCGGCTGTAAATAA